A segment of the Elaeis guineensis isolate ETL-2024a chromosome 6, EG11, whole genome shotgun sequence genome:
ATGTGGCGGGTTCCACAATTATACCTCTTTTTTACGAGGACTCTTCTGGCCTATCATGCTTCTCCCCCTCCATTTATGGCTTTTTATGGTTTTTAGGAGTATCATGTTTGTCATGCATCGAGAGAGGCTATGAACTGCACTTTTTGGTTGGTAACATGTCATGAACCAAGGGATACTTTgccctttttttttaattgactAGAAGAGTGCATATACCACAGCGAAAAAATGGATGGAGCTGGTATTGCTTTTGTTGGCCTATATAATTCCAAAACAATGGTCgagattttgtatttattttctattattgTATTATGAATTATAACCATTATTGTCCCTTCTTTTCTCAATTATTTGGGGTTGGCTTATCTTTCTATGAGTTATCTAACTATTTAATAGTGTTAATACCTGCAATGGTAATTCTTGATTTAACAACATCGACTGATATCTTTGTATGTCGTCGGTGTATGGCTGAGATACCTGAATATCTGAGTCACTTCAGATTTCCAAACACCTTCCACCGTGACTTGGGATGAAATGGTATGTCAGCTGTTTCTGGTGAGTTACCCACTGCGACAATTGAGGTGAGGTACCTGCCTTTAAATTCCTTGACCATAAACACTGCATAAAATTATGCCCAAGACTGTATAGGCCGGGGGATCAGTGAGTCAGGTTGGGTCAGGTGCAGAGCCAATTTAGGCTTAGGTTTGGAAACTTTCGGCTTGAGTTGAACTCTACATGGAGATGAGCTAACATACTAGCATGAGCTAACATACTAGGGTTGTCAGGTGGCTGCACCAGCCCAAACAGATGAAGGCCTGGCCTGTGTCTGGGCCACCAAATATCAAAAACCACTCCCCTCTCCATTTCTCTCTGTTTCCActtcccaaatctctctctctctctcaccccggGGGTAAAAAAAAGCAGAGGCGCGGGGCCTGGTTAACCAAGGAAGGCAGCTGCCTAATGTTAACCAAAGAAGGCTGTTGACACTGACTGCTCCCATGGATCTACCGAACAGTCGTCCTCGATTCTCGTGTCCCCACCCGGCCAGTGTGGTAGAAGGAAACGAAGACCGGCTCAGGTGACAGTGAGCTCGGCTGGGGAAGGGAACCATGCTTGCTTTGTAAAGGCATCTATAGATGCTTCAATTATTATGAGAAAGCACGCACAATAGTGtttttttaattggattggaAGCTAGAATTAAACAATATTGACAAGTAATCCTTCTTTTGGCTTCATTTGATAGGATTGGGGACTTTTTCGAGAGCATGAGGCGAACATGTAGAAGGGTGAGTTGACCAATTTTGacgctttgattttttttttgataagaaaccAAAATTGGTCAAGTATATCTATAATGAGGTCTTTTAAGCTGGATTTGGTCAGTTGCTGTGAAATTTGTAGATTTTTGGTCGAGATACGTACAGTTTGATCCTGATTGGTTGGATAGGTTAAGAACTGGGAGGTGGTAGGATAAATTTAGACTGGATTGGGATTTAACCTTGTTTTAAACAATTAAACTATTATATGAGATAATCATTTGAGCAATGGAACTTATCAAGGGCAGGTCCGGGAGTGTCTGTCTGTAAGGACAAGATGCATGCGACATTATAAATGCTAGAAACTAAATTTTGTACAGCAGATGATGCCTTCCTGATAATAGAAGTGATTTCAATGTTGCTCCGATGAATTCCTCTTTTAATCTATTATCCATTGCCATCATGAAACATGAATACTAAGCTTTGCATTAATAGGGTGACACCACATTGACAGCATGTTGCTAGCTGCCCATGTCCCATATCTTCATGAATTTTATGGATGCAGACCCAATCTTTAGTGGTGCGGCCCCCCATGTTATCAGCAATCTGAATAGGTTTGTACCCCTATCTTGAAAGGCCTGATGTACCCCAGATAAAAATCCTATATCAGGTTCTATGAATGGTCCAACAAATATAATCTCCACAAGTGAGCCAGTCATAACACCAACATCACCAACTGCTCTGGCTTTGGCTATGGCCATCATAATGTGAGACCAAGATAAATGAGTACCAGAGGCATCAGATATAATGTGGATTTGGTGCGTGGGACCTGAAACCAGGCCCGCGTGCTCCAGCTACGACGCTCCGTGCGCGGAAGCGGAAGTCAAAAGGCGATGGGCCTCTGGCCACCAGGCAACTGTGATTCCTCTAAAAAACACCACCTAAATTCTCACACTTTTCCGTCCTCGTATCATTTCACTTGTACCAAAAGCGAGGGGCTAGCAAAGAGGTTTTGTAGTTGGTAGCGCTTTGGACGTGCTTCTTTTATCAGTTAATCCAGCTTTTGTTTGGTCTACTACTACTATTTTGTTTGGACTTCATGTCCctatctcctcctcctttctaccGTCCAAAAATGGGAGGACCGATGTGTGTGTCGCATGAGCATGGGTGGTCAGTCTTTGTGTCCCTCCTTGGATTTCTTTTATCATAGGTGTGGGGTAGGTAGGAAAGGGGTAGATACCACCTAGCTTTCAGCCAGTGAATTTTTAGGTGACTGAGCAAGGAGTGGCATTGATCACTTGTAATGCACCATCATTTTCTGTGAGTTTGTTTCCTTGGCATGTTCTTGTCATCCCTTTATCCACTAAAGCCATGATTTTTCGATTTTTAATTATTCCTTCAGATTAGCTCATGAGAAAAATCAAGAACTAAATTGTTTTTCAGTTTCGTTGagtatattttcttttttatgagaACTGTGACATTTAATATCTTTCCACGAAGGGTAGATATATTTTTGTGGATAATTTATCTAGAATATATCCAAATTATCCACCCAGCTTTCCTGCAGGAGCGCGAGCCACCGATTTGACATTCCTTCAAAATTGAGAGGGAAAAGAAAGGTCAAAATTAAGTAGAAAACAAGCTTTATATATGATGGTGAATTCCTTTATCCATGTTTAAAGTCTCAAACAAGAGAGCAGATGAAAATGTTCAGGCTTCACAGAAGATGTCATGTGATGGCGAGCTTCTCGACCCCTCCAAATGGTGTGAGCTTTGGAGAGCAGTGCTAGCATCTCTGACATGAGCAATAGTCACCTAGCAAGCTAGATTGGAGGGCTTAAGCTTTAGGGAAGCTAAACTAGTGACTACTATTACcatcctctctctccccccccccctcctATTTATGGATGTATTCAAGACTATTCCTCGGCACCTATTAGCTGTCCTTGGAACCATCAATTCCCAGGCTAAAACCTTGTGAAGATGCTTGTTTGGCAGCTGTGAGGTCACTGTAACTGTCCTTGTTTTAGACGTATGAAAAATTACGGGCAAAGTGAAATCTGCATGTCAAGCACCCTAACAAAGCTATGAACACATTAGTTTGTTCGGCTAAAGTTCTTCATCATACGCTAGCAAATCTAAGATAACAatcgaaattttaaatttcataagaAGAAAATATCCCAATACCTCTATAGAACGATATATTTCATTGTCCCTTTCTATTCTCCACCTCCGGATCATacatttcaataaatatttttcatctttctcttcttttctatctttttttttttcttaattttttttttatttttttaatcttcttttcttttttttcttcttctttctctatatgaatgaattttaaaattataattctatttcGATCTCATTTTAATATAGATACGGAATAGAATAGGCAGAATACCTACCGTCTCACTAGAGTCTCAAACCTTGATAACAATAGTCTAAGGCTCCAAGCCAAGGATTCATCGGGCTTAAGGTCTATCTCCTAACATGGTATGTTATGGTGGGTTAAATTTTGCATTGCATAAGAAACAATAGTTTACTACTGTGGAGCAGCCAGACAACAACAAAATTTTTGTCAACTCATTCAAGTTAACAAAACTTTCCCTATCCCAGattcaaaatttagaaaaaattgttCTCGTTTTGAACTTCTAAAAAATCAAGCAGAATCTGCAAGAGAATCTTATTTTTGGAAATCGAAATTTTTTGAGATCCGAAACAACGAAGGAATGTGATTTTGATTACAAAATCATCAATATtagttaagaaagaaaagatcaatcaaatAAAACACACTCTGACTCAAATTGCATAACTTTGTTGACCATACTCCATTTAACAAACTAGGACAGCTACTAAACAATAATCATGTGACAAGACTTGTGAGGAGATTCAATAACTCTAGCACAATGCAGATATGCCTGTTTCAGTACTTTTATTATTAACCTATCCAGTTTGGTCCTCAGGGTTTACCATCTCATCCACCAGGAAAATTTTATATCAGTTCTCCAAAGTTCCTAAACTACTGTGTCACATGGGATGCTGCAAGCTACTCCCCTGTCATGATATCTCTTGTACAAAAGGCAAGAGACAAAATCTGCCAGTAAACCCTAGTTGACCAGCCCTCTTTCTTATGTACAACCACTAAATATACTATTTATATATTTACACATCAGTGTCACATGGGCATGATAATTCGAGCTTGGAAGCCCACAAGCACAGAGTCCAAAACCCAAAAAACAGAGCCAGCCAGTGCAAGCAAAGACAGATGTAGCAATATAAACTATTAATAGCTGCTTGAAATAGATATCCCAGGCTGCCATCAGTGTCAAATAGCACCATATGAACCATTTAGAGCAAGAGTTAatgacagaaaaagaaaaggtaaaCCAACCAGAAGTACCCAGTACTTTGTTTATCACACACCTCACACCCCCTGATCCCAGTGGACCTCTCATCTTTTACATCACAGCACAGCTACTGGTGTTCTCATCACTGAAAAGATGGGCACCATAGTCAGCAGTCTCTGACTGGTGATTGGGATAAGGGCTTGGGTAGTAGGGATAGTAATAACCAGTGTAGGGTAGGACTTGTGGAGCTCTATTATACATCATCTGGGGCTGCATGTATCTGCTTTCATTCATCAGCACGTTGTTGCTGTTGTTGAGCCCTCTCAAGTTCATCATCATGGATGATGGATGGTTCTGATAAGCCTGCAGGTTCCCCATCATGGCTGCCTGGTGGGCCCCTCCAAGCCCACCACCACCAGTTGTTGGGAAGCCTGAGGGGAAGGTGCTCCCTGGCTGCTGCTGTGCTTGGTGGAACCCTAACCCATTGTTCCCACCAACCCTTTGGAGGCCTCCCATGCCCATGAAGCCATTGATGTCACTCACCCTCTTGCCTTCCCCTGCACTAAAGTTGCCACCAGCAAAGTGGGCAACATTGCCCATCTTGTTGTTGGGGAGTGCACCGTTTAAGACCTTCAAGTCTGGCCCATTTGGGCCCTTGAGCCCCATATTCTGGTTGGAGTTTCCTATCTTCTTTCCAGCTCCATTGTTGCCATTACCTGCATTGCCATTTTCCCTAACACtagctgctgctactgctgctgcattGTTTGCCTGCCTCAGTATATTGAATTGATTCATCTTATTGCCAAGTAGCTGAggctcatcctcctcctcctcctcatcatcatcgTAGTCCTCATCATCGGAGCTGAATGAATCAAGCTTTCCATGCTGGTTCTTGAAGGCTTTGAGACCTTGAATGAGGGCCTGGTTTGGCTGGCCTTTGTTGTTCTTCTTGCCATCTTTAAGGGATTGGGCAGCTTGGTGCTGCTGGTTGGGCTTGTGGCTCTGGTTGTTGGGCTTCTGAGTCCAGAGCTCTGCATGCTTGCCTGACTTGGCCAGCTTCTTAATCAGGGTCTTGGAGTCCACATTCCCTGAGACTGCGACCTTCTGTTGCTCTGCATCTATGCTAACTGTATAGACTCCTGAATGAGATGGCAAAGGGATCATATGTGTGATCAAGCTAAACAAGATGGTCATACAGAAGCAGAAACATGGCTTCCAGAGTGTTTCCTCTGGTGCATGTCACTAATATTGTTTGGCTAAGACCAAGAAGGTTAAAGAAAGAAAAACCAGAATCCATAGTTTTTGGTTACAAAGTTTTGAGCAGGGGAAATGACCAAAGTGCGCGagaaaacaataaaaaaattattccccGCCACTTTTACACATCACTTTAACTGATTTCATGGAGGAAAATGGCTTCCAATATATGAGGGAAAGAAAAAAGGATTCTTAGGAGCAGAATGTGTCTTTGTTCATAACGGCTCCACATTTTAAATTCTTCATGGATTATTAGGCATCAGCACAAACCAAGGCCCTGCACCCAAGAggcagaaaagaaagaaaaccttcaTGTGTGTTGATGAATCTATCGACTAGTTCACAGGATAGGTGGGACAAGATTTCCATCCATCCTCAGCACTTTCCTTCccaccagatttttttttttaaaaaaaaagaaaactgttCAAAATGAGAGATAGCATCTAAATCCCTCACTCTGCTAGCTACGCTTACAAGGAACTTTTATGCATTATTTATACCATTAACAGTGAGATAGAGTCAAACAAATTGAATAAACTGGATAGAGCCTTTATGAATCTTTCAACCACTTATCCGTACAGCCCCACATATTTCATACCTTGACATAGAACACAAATTtaaaaatctctctttttttcttccttgaaTTGCCAGCTATGTGGATAAGAAATGTACCTTCAATCCTTTGAAGAAGCTTCTTCACCTCCTGCTTACACCCATCACAGTGTATGTTCACTTTGAGGATGAATGTCTACAAGAAGCAACATACAAGAACAAACAAAACAAAACAGCACCCTTTACATCCCTTCCCCTTTACTCAAAGACACACCAAGGAgacttttgagagagagagagagagaggggcaggAGGCAAGGAGGTGATACCTGTATCTTGAGGAGCTTAAAGTCTTCATGTTTAGTCATTTCCACTGCTGTTGATGCGGCTGctgagaaaactaaaaaatataatagagcaggtgagagagagagagagagaccaaggCACAACTACTACTAGTAAGAAAGGGGGGTGCTGGTGGTGGTGATGATGAAGAGGTTTGGCTGCAATAAGGGCCTTCTCCTTCAATAGATTCTATCTCCCTCATTAAACCCCTCACATGGGTTCGCTCCTCAATATATACCGGAGGGCCTGCTAGACTCTGGCCCTGAAAAGCCATCCAACGGCCAAAGAAAAGGAGCAGGTGatctgaagagagagaaaggtgatGTGATTTGACGTTTAAATCCAGTAAAATATAATCAGTAAAGGACCAACAGCGACGTGACAAGGGCCCCTCCTTCCCCCTCCTTCCACGCATAGCCCGTCCTTTTGTCACCGTGGCTGCCCCCAGTTTTAACGCGAGATGATAAAACTAGtataagagcaaaaaaaaaaaaaaaaaaaaaaaaaagcccccaGTTTTAACGCGAGATGATAAAACTGGTataagagtaaaaaaaaaaaaaaagaaaaaaaagaaaaagcaagtATACTTAGTAGCCTTTCTCTTCTATCTACCTACTCAGTAGACTCTTACCCCATTATGATTTCACTGAAGCCTATGAAGTTTTTTGTTGCTAGTTTAAGTATATGAGTTTGGTTTAAGTGTAGGAGAATGTCCCTTTGTAGATTGGAGTGGGCCAGACGGCATGTGCATGGAGCGACTCAACACAAAGATGCTCAGATTTTTGCTTTATGTTGCTTAAATCTTGGTGGATTTGGCTTTGGATTTTTGTGTAATATATAGTATACAATCTACCAAGTGATTTCATTAAAAGAACATAAATTTATTAAGTTTGTGGTTGCGCGTAGAAAAGATAAAGAAGCCAGCTGATTGGTTGATGAAGTTTGAAAAATGGAGGCAAAGCCCAAGGCATCAATAGAGGAGAATGTTCCATCTGATATCTCTCCGTAATGAGAACTTAATTTTtagctgtaaaaaaaaaaaaaaaaaaaaaaaaaaaggaagaaagagaagaattaCTGCTGGGGATGTGCGGAATATCCTAGTTGACATTTCATGTGCCATGATAAGACCTCAGACTGGTTCCAACTTCCAACACTGGGGAATTGGTtcggaaataaaaaaaaagtcatAAGGAAATAATTTTCTAGTTTTACGTACGTATGCATGTAGCTTGTAACCTGAACTTTATTGTCACGAGCTACGTTTGGCTACAAAAATGGACAATGGAAAAAAGAGATTGCATCAGTTaccagaaaatcaaagaaaagagaaTCGACAGTGCATTGCTCCTTTGAAGGGAAAAACCACGTAGGATAAGTAAATCTAAAATACTGGGAAAAAAAGCACCTTTCAGAATTTGGAGCCTAAAACCTTTAGCAAAGAAGTTTGAAGCCCCAAAATCTCCTCTGCTAATCTGCGAAATTTCAAGACTGTTGTAAACATGAAAGCTAAGTGAAACTTACAATAAAAAAGAGTAACACTAAATTATACTAGCCTCATATAATTCACGGGTTGTTCAAGGGGAGAACCGTACCAAATGCAGAATAAAAACAAAGGATATCTAGACCATACACGCAATGATGAAATAAAGACAAACGGATGAGGGCATGCTAGACTTCAAAACCTCAAAGAAGTCTGCCTACAATATCTTTGTGCAAATCTACAAATGATTGGTCTCTGTTTAGAACCCGTGAGTATATGAAAACCTTTCTTGCAAGCGAAGAaatgaggggaaaaaaaaaaactagattaTATAAGAAAAGGTTCTTATCGAAAAGGAATAAGATACAGTGTGGGGGAGATTAAGAGTCCCTCCTTTCCTTTTCACAAGCAGATTGTCAGACGTTTAGAGGAGATCCTTCCATTTTGTTTCTACAATTGATCCATCATAGGTCACATTCCTAACTAAAATCCACTGTTGATCATGGAGAGCTTTGCATGGCTTTAAAGGTGTTCATGATGTAGCACATGAAGCTCTTTGGCTTGTCTTTGAATGTTTCGGCTTCTTTGGCCCATGTTAAGGATGTTAGCGAAAGTTAAAATGATTGCAACTGGCTACGATAGGTGTGTAATTTGCTCGGGATAAAAGGAGTTCTAAATTTACGTGCTAGGTGAATACACACATTGGGTCCTCTAGTCGCCTTGGTCCTGCTAGTAGTTGATGTGGTCCCAGAAAAAATAAATCGAGGACTGGTGTAATTCACACAACATATAGATCACATTCATCTGTGAATGTGACAAATGATGGTACCATAAAGTTGGCAATGACAAATTTGCGAGGGATTTAGATGAAATGATGATTAATCTAGGTGTGGACAGCAGTTGTTTATTATGTAAGAGGGATATGTTTAGGTAGTTATGTTTCCGTTCTACCTAGGGATATGTTTAATTAATCTAGGAATGTTCCATCTGAATTAGTATTGGTGATGTAAATTTAGGTAGTAGGCTATGTAGATGCAAAAGTTCATGCAACAAGAAGAGGACAACGTTAAtttggattgctttttgtttttttaaGGGAAGTATTTGTATTGTCATGTTAAGACCAGAGTTGCATGTGGATTGAAATGGCCATTTTTAAATCCATtattgatttagaaaaaaaatatgatggaTTATTCTTGAcatgatttgatctgaaaattttgatttcaacCTAATTtgactttaaaaaaataatggaatgaataaaaaaatttcaaagttaATTTAACTCAATATCTATAGAAATGAACCAAGCTGGGATTCAAAATAAACTAAATATTATTCAAACATGGATTGGATTTTGGGTGCATGAGAACCTTGTACAGCTCCAATTACGTGGCCTAAGCTCAATCACAATTTTAGGGTTTGCATTACTCAAACatgtttttttatgaaattaggttgTTAGAGATGAATATTAGTACTTCAATTTCTTTAGGTGATTCCCTTCTTCTCTTATCTTCTCTTCtttcgatatttttttttcctatttgaaGAGGGAGTAGGTGGTGGAGGTTGTTAAAAATTTAGGAGTAGATACAAAATTAAAATGGTTTTACCTACGGTTCACTGTCCACAC
Coding sequences within it:
- the LOC105033761 gene encoding uncharacterized protein — encoded protein: MTKHEDFKLLKIQTFILKVNIHCDGCKQEVKKLLQRIEGVYTVSIDAEQQKVAVSGNVDSKTLIKKLAKSGKHAELWTQKPNNQSHKPNQQHQAAQSLKDGKKNNKGQPNQALIQGLKAFKNQHGKLDSFSSDDEDYDDDEEEEEDEPQLLGNKMNQFNILRQANNAAAVAAASVRENGNAGNGNNGAGKKIGNSNQNMGLKGPNGPDLKVLNGALPNNKMGNVAHFAGGNFSAGEGKRVSDINGFMGMGGLQRVGGNNGLGFHQAQQQPGSTFPSGFPTTGGGGLGGAHQAAMMGNLQAYQNHPSSMMMNLRGLNNSNNVLMNESRYMQPQMMYNRAPQVLPYTGYYYPYYPSPYPNHQSETADYGAHLFSDENTSSCAVM